Within Gilvibacter sp. SZ-19, the genomic segment CGCTCAGGAATCCACTGAGTCGCCTTCCGATACCCTAGCCCAGAAAAAGCGTGATAACAAATACGGTTTACGGTTAGGAGTGGATCTGGCCAAACCTTTGCGTACCGCTATAGAAGATGGCTACACAGGATTTGAGATCACTGCGGACTTTGGGGTCTCCAAACGATTTTACGCCGCCCTAGAACTTGGGACAGAAGAAAAAGAACGCCTTGAAGAGAATTTAAATTCAATTGCTCGCGGGAGTTATTTTAAAATCGGAGCAGATTTTAATGCCTATGACAATTGGCCAGGACTAAACAATAGCATTTTTGCCGGATTGCGCTACGGATTTTCAAGCTTTGAGCAAGAGTTATTGTCTTACGGCATCTACACCACGGATCAGAGTTATGAGGAATTTCAGCTGCGCGAGGAGCCACAGACCTTTGAAAGCCTTAATGCCTCTTGGATAGAACTTATGGTGGGAGTTAAAACCGAACTCTTTAACAATCTCTTCCTAAGCCTGAATGTACAGCTTAAACGGCGCATTAGCGAGACCAAGCCAGAGAATTTTGACAATCTTTATATTCCTGGATTCAACAGAACCTATGACGAATCGAGCTTTGGAGTGGGTTACGGCTATACGATCAGCTATCTGATACCGATCTTTAAACGTTAAGCCTACTGCTTCTTCGCCTTTTTACTTCCGGAATACATTTCATATCTCACCAAACGACTTTCTAGTTTCCCATTAAAAAGTTTGATCTTTTTAGAAGGACGTAGTCCCACCGATTTGAGCGCTTCTAAATTTCCGCAGAGCATCCAGGCCTGAGTTCCGGGGTATCCGCGTTTTAAAGTATCGCCGATCTTGGTATAGAAATCTTCTACGTCGATGGTAAGACGTTCGTCATAAGGTGGGTTAAAAATGATAAAACTCGGGCGGTCACTGCTTTTCTCCGAGCTAAAGAAATCTTGCCTCTGAATACTGATAAACTCTCCTAGATTTGCATTCTTTACGTTAGATCGAGCCACGGACAGCGCCTTGTCATCTAAGTCAAAGCCTTGAATACGATATTGAAAATCACGTATCTTATTAAGTGCAGCCTGCTCAATGGTCGCAAAAAGATCTTCGTCATAATCTGGCCAATGCTCAAAGCCGAATTCATCGCGATTTAGATTCGGTGGAATATTACAAGCAATCATTGCAGCCTCTGTGAGTATGGTTCCACTGCCACACATAGGATCTAACAGATCACATTGACCACGCCAACCCGATAGCAAGACAATTCCCGCCGCCAAGACCTCGTTTAGAGGAGCTAAGGTAATTGCGGTCTTATAGCCGCGCTTGTGTAGCGAACCCCCAGAACTGTCTAAGGATACTGTGCAACGGTTGCGATCTATATGTAGATTGATCCGTAAATTGGGATGCGCCAAGTCTACGTTAGGTCTTCTGCTTTCGCGTTCTCTAAACCTATCTACAATCGCATCCTTGGTCTTAAGTGCAATGAATTTGGAATGCGTGAACTGTTGCGAATGTACTGTAGCATCGACGGCTAGAGTACCGTCCGCAGACATAAAATCCTCCCATGGGATACGCTTAACTTTTGTATAAAGATCGTCTTCTGAAAATACAGGAAAACTGGAAATGGGTTTAAGGATCTTTATCGCAGTACGACAGCAGAGATTGGCCTTGTACATAAAGCCCAGGTCGCCCATAAAACTAACCGATCTGCGCCCAGGGGTTACCCCAGAAGCCCCGAGTTTTCTAAGTTCTTCTGCCAATACCTCTTCCAATCCGAAGAGTGTCTTAGCAACCATATTAAAGTTTTTTCCCATAAGTTCGCTGTAGGATGCCCCAAAAATAGACTATTTTAGCCCTTTAAACCATCTGCATGCAAGAGATTCCTGAATCTTGGTATACTTCCTGGTTCAATTCGCCTTATTATCATATCCTATATAAGGATCGGGATTATTCCGAAGCAGCCGTTTTTATGGATAATCTAACGGAGGCTTTGGCCCTACCGAAGACTGCTCATATTTTAGATTTGGCCTGCGGTCGCGGAAGACATTCTATTTATTTAGCGGGTCTGGGTTATCAGGTGACCGGAGCGGATCTTTCTCCTAAGAATATTGAAGCGGCTAAGTTGCATGAAAGACCAGGACTGCGGTTTGTGATCCACAATATGTGCTTACCGTTTCAGCAAAAGTTCGATGCTATTTTCAACCTATTTACTTCTTTTGGTTATTTTGAAGGAGCTAACGATAATTTGAGAGCCATTCGAGCTATAAAGCAGAGTTTAGCACCAGGAGGAGTTGGTGTTATCGATTTCTTGAATGTGAATTATGTAGCGCAGCATTTAGTGTCTTCTGAACAGAAAATTGTAGAAGGCATAACGTTTGACATTCAGCGAGAAATGGATGCTAAGTTTATTACAAAGACCATTACCTTTAAAGATGGGGAGAAGTCTTATCAATTCGACGAACGCGTTGCCGCTATGGATTTAAATCAGTTTAAGGCCTACTTTGAGCTTGCAGGAGTTAAGTTGCTGCAAACTTATGGTAATTATCAACTGGACGCCTTTGATCCGGATTCTTCAGAGCGATTAATTATGATCTTTAAGTGATGTTGTATTTGAGTTTGATATTGGCTGTTGCCTTGGGTTACGGAGTTGCTATTGGGTTAAAAGCAAAAGAAACCACACGATTCAATTTGCTCTTAGCTTTTAGTGGCGCATTCTTACTGTCGGTTACATTATTCGAGTACTTACCGGAGCTGCAATTACAAAGCGACAAGCGCATAGGGCTTTTTATTATGGGTGGTATATTACTGCAGCTAATACTCGATTTTTTCTCTAAAGGCGCAGAGCACGGTCATATTCATATACACGCTAATAGTAAACAGTTCCCTTTGGCTCTGTTTATAAGCCTTTGTATTCACGCCTTGTTAGAGGGTATTCCAGTAGCCGAACATCAGCACTTACTCTATGGTGTTTTGATCCATAAGGTACCAATTGCGGCTATACTGGCGATTTTTCTTATTCATTCCGGCTATGCAAGTTGGATCACCCTTTCATTTCTTACCGGCTTTGCCCTTATGACTCCTTTAGGAAGCTTTTTAAGTCAGCAAATCACGGAGCTGCAAGAATACCTTGTCTATCTCAATGCACTTGTTGTAGGGATCTTTTTGCATGTTTCCACGACTATCTTATTTGAGAGTAATAAGAATCACAGCTTCAATTTGATCAAATTGCTCACTGTAGTTGTCGCAATTGCCATTGCCTATTCTATTTAGAACGAAGCTGTTTCTGCTTTAATTAATTATTTAGCTAGAATCATTCTTGGTGAAGTGATAGCTTTTTTATCGCAGCGATCATTTCGGATCTCTAAACTCATAGCAAACAAAAACCGTTGCTCTATAATTGAACAAGGGTTTATGATAGGACGTTGCGATTTAGGACAGAATGAAGAAGCCAACGATTTGGCTTTTGAATGATGTGCCAGATAGTGCGAGGGAAAGTTCAGCTTCGCAGCAACGGGCCAGCCTGCCGCGTAGGAGTCGCTGCCTTTTTACTGCAAAATCTTTATTCGAGAAGTTTCTATAAACAAAAAGACCCGTCCTAATCTTAGAACGGGTCTTATGAAAAAAAGGCAGCGACATACTCTCCCACTTGGTATAGCAGTACCATCTGCGCAGATGGGCTTAACTTCTCTGTTCGGAATGGTAAGAGGTGAGCCCCATCGCTATAGCCACCTTAAATCGTTGGCTTGCAATAAGATGCAAACACTAATATTTTGACATAAAGGAAAAAGAGATTCGAGAGTGTGTAGCAAGTTCATTTGAACTGCATTAATTTTTTAAAGCAAAGAGTGGCTTCCCTGACCCGAAGATCAGGGAAGTCGACGTACATAAGCTTACGGGTTATTAGTATCACTCGGCTATGATGTTACCACCTTTACACCTGTGACCTATCAACGTGGTAGTCTCCCACGACCCTTTAAAGAAATCTCATCTTGTGATGGGTTTCGCGCTTATATGCTTTCAGCGCTTATCCCTTCCCAACGTAGCTACCCAGCAGTGCTCCTGGCGGAACAACTGGTACACCAGAGGTTAGTCCAACTCGGTCCTCTCGTACTAGAGTCAGATTCACTCAAATTTCTCGCGCCCACTACAGATAGAGACCGAACTGTCTCACGACGTTCTGAACCCAGCTCGCGTGCCACTTTAATGGGCGAACAGCCCAACCCTTGGGACCTTCTCCAGCCCCAGGATGTGACGAGCCGACATCGAGGTGCCAAACCCCCCCGTCGATGTGAGCTCTTGGGGGAGATCAGCCTGTTATCCCCGGAGTACCTTTTATCCTTTGAGCGATGGCCCTTCCATGCGGAACCACCGGATCACTATGCTCTACTTTCGTACCTGATCGACCTGTATGTCTCTCAGTCAAGCTCCCTTATGCCATTGCACTCTACACACGATTGCCAACCGTATTGAGGGAACCTTTAGAAGCCTCCGTTACTCTTTTGGAGGCGACCACCCCAGTCAAACTACCCACCAAGCACTGTCCTCATTTCTGAGTTAGGCTTCAAATAAGTAAAGGGTGGTATTTCAACAATGACTCCACAACGCCTGGCGACGCCACTTCAAAGTCTCCCACCTATCCTACACATTACTTATCCAAAGTCAATACTAAGCTATAGTAAAGGTTCACGGGGTCTTTTCGTCCCGTAGCGGGTAATCGGCATCTTCACCGATACTACAATTTCACCGAGCTCATGGCTGAGACAGTGTCCAGATCGTTACACCATTCGTGCAGGTCGGAACTTACCCGACAAGGAATTTCGCTACCTTAG encodes:
- a CDS encoding class I SAM-dependent RNA methyltransferase; the encoded protein is MGKNFNMVAKTLFGLEEVLAEELRKLGASGVTPGRRSVSFMGDLGFMYKANLCCRTAIKILKPISSFPVFSEDDLYTKVKRIPWEDFMSADGTLAVDATVHSQQFTHSKFIALKTKDAIVDRFRERESRRPNVDLAHPNLRINLHIDRNRCTVSLDSSGGSLHKRGYKTAITLAPLNEVLAAGIVLLSGWRGQCDLLDPMCGSGTILTEAAMIACNIPPNLNRDEFGFEHWPDYDEDLFATIEQAALNKIRDFQYRIQGFDLDDKALSVARSNVKNANLGEFISIQRQDFFSSEKSSDRPSFIIFNPPYDERLTIDVEDFYTKIGDTLKRGYPGTQAWMLCGNLEALKSVGLRPSKKIKLFNGKLESRLVRYEMYSGSKKAKKQ
- a CDS encoding DUF6048 family protein; the protein is MQRILLFFISLMLLSTAAVFAQESTESPSDTLAQKKRDNKYGLRLGVDLAKPLRTAIEDGYTGFEITADFGVSKRFYAALELGTEEKERLEENLNSIARGSYFKIGADFNAYDNWPGLNNSIFAGLRYGFSSFEQELLSYGIYTTDQSYEEFQLREEPQTFESLNASWIELMVGVKTELFNNLFLSLNVQLKRRISETKPENFDNLYIPGFNRTYDESSFGVGYGYTISYLIPIFKR
- a CDS encoding bifunctional 2-polyprenyl-6-hydroxyphenol methylase/3-demethylubiquinol 3-O-methyltransferase UbiG, whose protein sequence is MQEIPESWYTSWFNSPYYHILYKDRDYSEAAVFMDNLTEALALPKTAHILDLACGRGRHSIYLAGLGYQVTGADLSPKNIEAAKLHERPGLRFVIHNMCLPFQQKFDAIFNLFTSFGYFEGANDNLRAIRAIKQSLAPGGVGVIDFLNVNYVAQHLVSSEQKIVEGITFDIQREMDAKFITKTITFKDGEKSYQFDERVAAMDLNQFKAYFELAGVKLLQTYGNYQLDAFDPDSSERLIMIFK
- a CDS encoding ZIP family metal transporter yields the protein MLYLSLILAVALGYGVAIGLKAKETTRFNLLLAFSGAFLLSVTLFEYLPELQLQSDKRIGLFIMGGILLQLILDFFSKGAEHGHIHIHANSKQFPLALFISLCIHALLEGIPVAEHQHLLYGVLIHKVPIAAILAIFLIHSGYASWITLSFLTGFALMTPLGSFLSQQITELQEYLVYLNALVVGIFLHVSTTILFESNKNHSFNLIKLLTVVVAIAIAYSI